One genomic segment of Hymenobacter psoromatis includes these proteins:
- the gpmA gene encoding 2,3-diphosphoglycerate-dependent phosphoglycerate mutase: MLKLVLLRHGQSTWNQENRFTGWTDVDLTDQGRQEAARAGEALKAHGYEFDRAYTSVLKRAIQTLDITLEKLDELWLPVEKSWRLNERFYGALQELNKAETAEKYGDEQVHKWRRDAHERPPALPAADPRFPGHDRRYQALTDQQLPRTENLLDTMARVLPYWEDTITPALRAGQRAIIVAHGNSLRALVQHLDHLSDEDVINLEIPTGQPLVYELDEELKAIKHYYL, translated from the coding sequence ATGCTAAAACTCGTCTTGCTCCGCCACGGCCAGAGCACCTGGAACCAGGAAAACCGCTTCACCGGCTGGACCGACGTGGACCTCACCGACCAGGGCCGGCAGGAGGCCGCCCGCGCCGGCGAAGCGCTCAAAGCCCACGGCTACGAGTTCGACCGGGCCTATACGTCGGTGCTCAAGCGGGCCATCCAGACCCTGGACATTACCCTCGAAAAGCTGGACGAGCTGTGGCTGCCAGTCGAGAAATCGTGGCGGCTCAATGAGCGTTTTTACGGCGCACTGCAAGAGCTCAACAAGGCCGAAACCGCCGAAAAATACGGCGACGAGCAGGTGCACAAGTGGCGGCGCGATGCCCACGAGCGCCCGCCCGCCCTCCCCGCCGCCGACCCCCGCTTCCCCGGCCACGACCGCCGCTACCAGGCCCTGACCGACCAGCAGCTGCCCCGTACCGAAAACCTGCTGGATACAATGGCGCGGGTGCTCCCTTATTGGGAGGACACCATTACGCCCGCCTTGCGCGCCGGCCAGCGCGCCATCATCGTGGCCCACGGCAACAGCCTGCGCGCCCTGGTCCAGCACCTCGACCACTTATCGGATGAGGACGTTATCAACCTCGAAATCCCTACTGGCCAGCCGCTGGTGTATGAGTTGGACGAGGAGCTAAAGGCGATAAAGCATTATTATTTGTAA
- a CDS encoding AAA domain-containing protein, whose product MSDLPHARLAALADPLAAPADQLPRLRKLLESLLRADYKRRKAPFGNLFQAIGGACYALELAPGLRARLQDLRVAANLVLHESYPGTATEVATGFAAVAELLEALTGEPYAGPTPPAAPDAARLAGPTPLVAPDAAGTPATDPRTVWRVQVLHADLATGVLTVELSTPADGRPPGPFQLVLPEAYESLLLPAAALHPALNLIGPVRLPDGRVRPRRVVLEPDYLISVTTLAECAQRDGTFGELALLKSFLPDETSRSLVVGNLVNRLLDEEVSHAASQLSGNTYQLSAEDLAAGSELAATATETPENGQRKISNEKRTEDFDLEHFLTKKLFRAEPLTLSTLPEFQTRTGVPELLNDLRRHHRTLRQAQRQGFVAGSRSGYQQQPLRLADCFLEPTFLSATYGLQGRLDLLHESPTGYDLVELKSSVKVPVAEPWTNHAAQAQLYRLLLESVFGADGETAGRGRTSILYSNAAEDQPAVRPVLQNLALVDQLLAARNQLVGLELQLARATGPGQTAALLAPMLRPNLAAVPPFNREKAEKTANVWAAADRTERAYCLELTRFAAREMRLALLGDEGRPGDAGGQAGLWLLPQARKHQNFSLLDELELIEDHSNAPDDARDGLGPHLIFQRPAGGREVNFRAGDTLILYPRRVGAGLAPAPASEQAGPDDSQPERATAGGDKPRPYSLSVLDAQVVKVTLAEDLATDGRVVLAVRNRRLAPRYLLGHSHWALEPDTYDTFRREWAGLTSFLSLPPARRRQLLARTAPRPPEGWDAARPTPATAAEAVMARALAAPDWFVLCGPPGTGKTRSVLRELAIRLVADDKNTLLAAYTNRAVDEICEQLIAAGLPFIRIGSRLGTSPAYRPYLLDNMIRDLPTRQMVRARLTNTPLYVGTISSLLGRPELFQLKNFDVAVVDEASQVLEGPMLALLAKAKKFILIGDHRQLPAVVTQEAETSAVAPAVAELLREQLGLTNLRNSYFERLFRRAEARWPYAHGTLANQYRAHADLAALVNDDFYGGQLCSPMPWQHASLNPSAWVPAADAFGEALRRQRLVFVPTRRQPDDFSQKESSQEAELAARAALQVAQGYGPAFDPEATLGIIASYRNQAARIRARLAQLAQAHELPALAQVSVDTVERYQGSQREVIIVSFCCHHEHQLELMVSPDESGQVDRKLNVAVTRARQQLVLLGNELVLQRVPHHAALLERVRAGGGWVG is encoded by the coding sequence TTGTCCGACCTGCCCCACGCCCGTCTCGCCGCGCTGGCCGACCCCCTCGCCGCGCCCGCCGACCAGCTGCCCCGCCTGCGCAAGCTGCTGGAAAGCCTGCTGCGGGCCGACTACAAGCGCCGCAAAGCGCCGTTCGGCAACCTGTTCCAGGCAATAGGCGGCGCGTGCTACGCCCTGGAACTGGCCCCCGGCCTGCGCGCCCGCCTGCAAGACCTGCGCGTGGCCGCCAACCTGGTGCTGCACGAAAGCTACCCTGGCACCGCCACCGAAGTAGCTACCGGCTTCGCGGCCGTGGCCGAATTGCTCGAAGCCCTCACCGGTGAGCCCTACGCCGGCCCTACCCCCCCTGCCGCGCCCGATGCGGCGCGGCTCGCCGGCCCTACCCCCCTCGTCGCGCCCGATGCCGCCGGTACTCCCGCCACCGACCCGCGCACCGTGTGGCGGGTGCAGGTACTGCACGCCGACCTAGCCACCGGCGTGCTGACCGTGGAGCTGAGCACGCCCGCCGATGGCCGCCCGCCCGGCCCCTTCCAGCTGGTGCTACCTGAAGCCTACGAAAGCCTACTACTGCCCGCCGCCGCGCTGCACCCCGCGCTCAACCTCATCGGCCCCGTGCGGCTGCCCGATGGCCGCGTGCGCCCTCGCCGCGTGGTGCTGGAGCCCGACTACCTCATCAGCGTGACGACGCTGGCCGAGTGCGCGCAGCGCGATGGCACCTTCGGCGAGCTGGCTTTGCTGAAGTCATTTTTGCCTGATGAAACCTCGCGCTCGCTGGTCGTCGGCAACCTCGTTAACCGCCTGCTCGATGAGGAGGTGAGCCACGCGGCTAGTCAGTTATCAGGTAATACTTATCAGTTATCAGCTGAAGACTTAGCGGCTGGGTCCGAGCTGGCCGCTACGGCTACTGAAACGCCTGAAAACGGACAACGAAAAATCAGCAACGAAAAACGAACCGAAGATTTCGACCTCGAACACTTTCTGACCAAAAAACTCTTTCGCGCCGAGCCGCTCACGCTGAGTACGTTGCCCGAGTTTCAGACTCGAACCGGGGTGCCCGAATTGCTGAACGACCTGCGCCGCCACCACCGCACACTGCGCCAGGCGCAGCGGCAGGGCTTCGTGGCAGGCTCGCGTAGCGGCTACCAGCAACAACCCCTGCGCCTGGCCGACTGCTTCCTCGAACCTACTTTTCTGTCGGCCACCTATGGCCTGCAAGGTCGCCTCGACCTGCTGCACGAAAGCCCTACCGGCTACGACCTGGTGGAGTTGAAAAGCTCGGTGAAAGTGCCCGTGGCCGAGCCCTGGACTAACCACGCCGCCCAGGCGCAGCTCTACCGTTTGTTATTAGAATCGGTGTTTGGGGCCGATGGCGAAACCGCCGGCCGGGGCCGCACCAGCATCTTGTATTCTAACGCGGCCGAGGACCAGCCCGCCGTGCGTCCGGTGTTGCAAAACCTGGCGCTGGTGGACCAATTGCTGGCCGCCCGCAACCAGCTCGTGGGCCTGGAATTGCAACTGGCCCGCGCCACCGGCCCCGGTCAGACGGCCGCCCTGCTGGCCCCCATGCTGCGCCCTAACCTGGCCGCCGTACCGCCCTTCAACCGCGAAAAAGCCGAAAAAACTGCCAACGTATGGGCCGCCGCCGACCGCACCGAGCGCGCCTACTGCCTGGAGCTAACCCGCTTCGCAGCCCGCGAAATGCGCCTGGCCCTGCTCGGCGACGAGGGCCGCCCCGGCGACGCCGGCGGCCAGGCCGGGTTGTGGCTGCTGCCGCAAGCTCGCAAGCATCAGAATTTCAGCCTGCTCGATGAGCTGGAATTAATCGAAGACCACAGCAACGCCCCCGATGACGCCCGCGACGGCCTTGGCCCGCACCTCATCTTCCAGCGCCCGGCGGGGGGTAGGGAGGTGAACTTCCGGGCCGGCGATACGCTGATTCTCTACCCCCGGCGGGTAGGGGCGGGGCTGGCCCCCGCCCCGGCGTCAGAACAAGCGGGGCCAGACGATAGCCAACCTGAACGGGCAACGGCGGGTGGGGATAAGCCCCGCCCCTACAGCTTATCCGTTCTCGACGCGCAGGTAGTTAAAGTGACGCTGGCCGAGGACCTGGCCACCGATGGCCGCGTGGTGCTGGCCGTGCGCAACCGCCGCCTGGCCCCGCGCTACCTGCTCGGCCACTCGCACTGGGCCCTGGAGCCCGATACGTATGATACCTTCCGGCGCGAGTGGGCGGGGCTGACGAGCTTTCTGAGCCTGCCCCCGGCGCGCCGCCGCCAGCTGCTGGCCCGCACCGCCCCGCGCCCGCCCGAGGGCTGGGATGCCGCCCGCCCTACCCCCGCCACGGCGGCCGAAGCGGTGATGGCCCGCGCCCTGGCTGCGCCCGACTGGTTTGTGCTCTGCGGGCCGCCCGGCACCGGCAAAACCCGCTCGGTGCTGCGCGAGCTGGCTATTCGGCTCGTGGCCGATGATAAAAACACGCTGCTGGCTGCCTATACTAACCGGGCGGTGGATGAAATATGTGAGCAATTAATTGCGGCCGGGCTGCCGTTTATCCGCATCGGCTCGCGGCTGGGCACCTCGCCCGCCTACCGGCCGTATTTGCTGGATAACATGATTCGGGACCTGCCCACCCGCCAGATGGTGAGGGCGCGGCTTACCAATACGCCGCTTTATGTGGGTACTATTAGTAGCCTGCTGGGTCGGCCCGAGTTGTTTCAATTGAAGAATTTTGACGTGGCCGTGGTAGACGAGGCCAGCCAGGTGCTCGAAGGCCCCATGCTGGCGCTGTTGGCGAAGGCGAAGAAATTTATTCTCATCGGCGACCACCGCCAGCTGCCCGCCGTGGTGACCCAGGAGGCCGAAACCAGCGCCGTGGCCCCCGCCGTAGCCGAGCTGCTGCGCGAGCAATTAGGCCTCACCAACCTGCGCAACTCCTACTTCGAACGCCTGTTTCGGCGGGCCGAGGCGCGGTGGCCCTACGCCCACGGCACGCTCGCCAACCAGTACCGCGCCCACGCCGACTTGGCCGCGCTCGTCAACGACGACTTCTACGGCGGCCAATTGTGCAGCCCCATGCCCTGGCAGCACGCCAGCCTCAACCCCAGCGCCTGGGTTCCGGCCGCCGATGCCTTTGGGGAGGCGCTGCGCCGCCAGCGGCTAGTGTTCGTGCCCACCCGCCGCCAGCCCGACGACTTTTCGCAAAAGGAATCGAGCCAGGAGGCCGAGCTGGCCGCCCGCGCCGCCCTGCAAGTAGCGCAGGGCTACGGCCCGGCCTTCGACCCCGAAGCCACGCTGGGCATCATCGCCAGCTACCGCAACCAGGCGGCCCGCATCCGCGCGCGCCTGGCTCAGCTGGCCCAGGCGCACGAGTTGCCCGCGCTGGCCCAGGTCAGCGTCGATACCGTGGAGCGCTACCAGGGCTCGCAGCGCGAGGTGATTATCGTGAGCTTCTGCTGCCACCACGAGCACCAATTAGAATTGATGGTCTCGCCCGACGAAAGCGGCCAGGTAGACCGCAAGCTCAACGTGGCCGTGACGCGCGCCCGCCAGCAGCTGGTATTGCTCGGCAATGAGCTGGTGTTGCAGCGGGTGCCGCACCACGCGGCGCTGCTGGAGCGCGTGCGCGCGGGCGGCGGCTGGGTGGGGTAG
- a CDS encoding MFS transporter: protein MPASPLRSIISGSIGNLVEWYDWYAYSAFALYFAPVFFPQASPTAQLLNAAAIFAVGFLMRPIGAWLLGTYADRRGRRAALLLSVRLMAGGSLLIAGAPGYATIGLGAPALLLLARLLQGLSVGGEYGTSATYLSEMAGEGHRGFWSSFQYLTLMGGQLLALIVQLTLQQLMTPAELTAWGWRIPFVIGAGAALGALLLRTHMRETAAFEQEQAVEAASARPARPSALQQLKAYPRETLTVVGLTLGGTLAFYTFTTYAQKFLVNTSGFTKEQATLISFGAMAVALLFQPLLGAVSDVVGRRPVLLFFGIGATLGTVPLLRTLAHTSSSWAAWGLLVAALLVVSGYTSISAIVKAELFPTHIRALGVGLPFALTAAIFGGTAEYLALLAKEHGVAEYFYWYVTGCAFISLLVYWRMGETKARGNM, encoded by the coding sequence ATGCCCGCTTCCCCCCTGCGCTCCATTATTTCCGGCTCTATTGGCAACCTCGTGGAGTGGTACGACTGGTACGCCTACTCGGCCTTTGCGCTGTACTTCGCGCCCGTCTTTTTCCCGCAAGCCAGTCCCACGGCGCAGCTGCTGAACGCGGCGGCCATCTTCGCGGTGGGCTTTTTGATGCGGCCCATCGGGGCCTGGCTGCTGGGCACCTACGCCGACCGGCGGGGTAGGCGCGCCGCGCTGCTGCTCTCGGTGCGCTTGATGGCGGGCGGCTCGCTGCTCATTGCCGGCGCGCCCGGCTATGCCACCATTGGGCTGGGCGCGCCGGCGCTGCTGCTGCTGGCGCGGCTGCTGCAAGGGCTGAGCGTGGGCGGCGAGTACGGCACCTCGGCCACCTACCTGAGCGAGATGGCCGGCGAGGGGCACCGGGGCTTCTGGTCGAGCTTTCAGTACCTCACCCTCATGGGCGGGCAGCTGCTGGCGCTCATCGTGCAGCTCACCTTGCAGCAACTGATGACCCCGGCCGAGCTGACGGCCTGGGGCTGGCGCATCCCGTTCGTCATCGGGGCGGGGGCGGCGCTGGGGGCCTTGCTGCTGCGCACCCACATGCGCGAAACCGCCGCTTTCGAGCAGGAGCAGGCCGTTGAAGCTGCCAGCGCCCGGCCGGCCCGGCCTTCCGCCCTTCAGCAATTGAAAGCCTACCCCCGCGAAACGCTCACGGTGGTGGGCCTCACGCTGGGCGGCACGCTGGCCTTCTACACGTTTACTACCTACGCGCAGAAATTTTTGGTCAATACCAGCGGCTTTACCAAGGAGCAGGCCACCCTTATCTCGTTCGGGGCGATGGCCGTGGCGCTGCTGTTTCAGCCGCTGCTGGGGGCGGTTTCCGACGTGGTGGGGCGGCGGCCGGTACTGCTGTTTTTCGGCATTGGGGCCACGCTGGGCACGGTGCCGCTGCTGCGCACGCTGGCCCACACCAGCAGCAGTTGGGCGGCCTGGGGGCTGCTGGTGGCGGCGCTGCTGGTGGTGAGCGGCTACACCAGCATCTCGGCCATCGTGAAGGCCGAGCTGTTTCCGACCCACATCCGGGCCTTGGGGGTCGGGTTGCCGTTTGCACTTACGGCCGCCATTTTCGGCGGCACGGCCGAATACCTGGCCCTGCTGGCCAAGGAGCACGGCGTGGCCGAATACTTCTACTGGTACGTGACGGGCTGCGCGTTTATTTCGCTGCTCGTGTACTGGCGCATGGGCGAAACCAAGGCCAGGGGCAATATGTAG
- a CDS encoding HNH endonuclease, which translates to MKKQNDYYYDARQFASILKQAEFSGKISIGKFFLPGKKGVSDSIQYNQAGLDILDNLHGYTFPIQDGELQVSLQLYENVNNHYRLFCYTKIDKKQGMTFSVNLTTEKESDNVIYLTQKLKFAEQYQGSSQLAQAHRRQKQIVFCDLLKKLGFDVTENSDLILGIFDPVEKQLVNTSIDKFLNDFIVVSILKGHFQGNKGYQLEILPTYNKLDYIFTGKDEGIADLPLKLVANKSKRAIPLGLRYKVLKKDAFKCVACGRSVNDGVKLQIDHKIPFSLGGLTELNNLQTLCNECNLSKSNRFID; encoded by the coding sequence ATGAAAAAACAGAATGACTATTATTATGATGCTAGGCAATTCGCAAGCATCTTAAAACAGGCAGAGTTTAGTGGTAAAATAAGTATTGGCAAATTTTTTCTGCCTGGTAAGAAGGGGGTTTCCGATAGTATCCAGTATAATCAGGCAGGGCTTGATATTCTTGATAATTTGCACGGGTATACCTTCCCAATACAAGATGGGGAGCTGCAAGTTTCTCTTCAGCTTTATGAAAACGTTAACAATCATTATAGGTTATTCTGTTATACTAAAATTGACAAAAAGCAGGGGATGACTTTTTCCGTTAATTTAACCACGGAAAAAGAAAGTGATAACGTTATTTACTTGACGCAGAAATTAAAATTTGCAGAGCAATATCAGGGTAGCTCTCAACTTGCTCAAGCTCACAGACGACAAAAGCAAATTGTATTTTGTGACTTGCTTAAGAAACTTGGGTTTGATGTGACAGAAAATAGTGACTTAATCCTTGGAATATTTGACCCGGTGGAAAAGCAGCTTGTGAATACGTCCATCGATAAATTTCTCAACGATTTTATTGTTGTTTCGATTTTGAAAGGCCACTTCCAAGGTAATAAAGGATATCAGCTTGAGATTTTACCGACTTATAATAAATTAGATTATATATTCACTGGAAAAGACGAAGGAATTGCAGATTTACCCTTGAAGCTTGTTGCTAATAAATCAAAGCGGGCAATTCCCTTGGGACTGCGCTATAAGGTTTTGAAAAAGGATGCTTTTAAATGCGTAGCCTGCGGACGAAGTGTTAATGATGGAGTTAAGTTACAGATTGACCATAAGATACCGTTTTCTCTGGGTGGCTTGACAGAACTAAATAATTTGCAAACGCTTTGCAATGAGTGTAACCTTAGTAAAAGTAACAGATTCATAGATTAA
- a CDS encoding DUF2911 domain-containing protein → MRFLPLAALAGAALLLQTTTALAQGTMPEDKSKRPSPPAEVKTTVGSTDLTIDYSRPSLKGREAFGAKSPLAPTGEVWRTGANEATTFTVNKPVKVNGQALAAGSYALFTIPGPTEWTVIFNKTAKQWGAFKYQEKDDALRLKVKLKTVAAPVEEFTITADKSGKVAMMWGKTQADFVVK, encoded by the coding sequence ATGCGCTTCCTACCCCTTGCCGCGCTCGCCGGCGCGGCCCTGCTGCTGCAAACCACCACCGCCTTGGCCCAGGGCACTATGCCCGAAGACAAATCCAAGCGCCCCAGCCCGCCGGCCGAAGTCAAAACCACCGTGGGCAGTACCGACCTTACCATCGACTACAGCCGCCCCTCGCTGAAGGGCCGCGAGGCGTTTGGCGCGAAGTCGCCGCTGGCCCCTACCGGCGAGGTGTGGCGCACCGGGGCCAATGAGGCCACCACCTTCACGGTGAATAAGCCGGTGAAAGTCAACGGCCAGGCGCTGGCGGCCGGCTCCTACGCGCTCTTCACCATTCCCGGCCCCACCGAGTGGACGGTTATCTTCAACAAGACGGCCAAGCAGTGGGGTGCCTTTAAATACCAGGAAAAGGACGATGCCCTGCGCCTGAAAGTGAAGCTCAAAACCGTGGCCGCGCCCGTCGAGGAGTTCACTATCACGGCCGATAAGAGCGGCAAAGTGGCTATGATGTGGGGCAAAACGCAGGCCGATTTCGTGGTGAAGTAA